From Haloarcula hispanica ATCC 33960, the proteins below share one genomic window:
- the sop2 gene encoding sensory rhodopsin II, whose product MATITTWFTLGLLGELLGTAVLAYGYTLVPEETRKRYLLLIAIPGIAIVAYALMALGFGAMQSQGHTVYVIRYVDWLLTTPLNVWFLALLAGASREDTVKLVVLQALTIVFGFAGAVTPSPVSYVLFAVGAALFGGVIYLLYGNIAAAAKSTLSDIEISLYRTLRNFVVVLWMVYPVVWLLGAAGVGLMDVETATLVIVYLDVVTKVGFGVIALLAMMDLGSVGESAEEPTAVAGD is encoded by the coding sequence ATGGCAACCATAACGACCTGGTTCACGCTGGGACTACTGGGTGAACTGCTCGGGACGGCCGTGCTGGCATACGGCTACACGCTCGTCCCCGAAGAGACGCGGAAGCGCTACCTCCTGTTGATAGCGATTCCCGGTATCGCCATCGTCGCCTACGCCCTGATGGCGCTCGGCTTCGGAGCGATGCAGAGCCAGGGCCACACGGTGTACGTGATCCGTTACGTTGACTGGCTGTTGACGACGCCGCTCAACGTCTGGTTCCTGGCGCTCCTTGCCGGTGCAAGCCGGGAGGACACGGTGAAACTCGTCGTCCTGCAGGCGTTGACTATCGTCTTCGGGTTCGCCGGCGCGGTCACGCCATCGCCGGTCAGCTACGTGCTGTTCGCGGTCGGCGCGGCGCTGTTCGGCGGCGTCATCTATCTCCTCTACGGGAACATTGCGGCGGCTGCGAAGTCGACCCTGTCCGACATAGAGATCAGCCTGTACCGCACGCTCCGGAACTTCGTCGTCGTCCTCTGGATGGTGTATCCGGTCGTGTGGCTGCTCGGTGCGGCAGGAGTGGGCCTCATGGACGTCGAGACTGCGACACTCGTGATCGTGTACCTCGACGTGGTCACGAAAGTCGGCTTCGGCGTCATTGCCTTGCTGGCAATGATGGACCTCGGCTCAGTCGGCGAGAGTGCCGAGGAGCCGACGGCGGTTGCAGGGGACTAG